The genomic interval TCACCTTGATGATGAACAAAATGGTCAGGGTACTGATTCTGTGTCAAAGAAACACCGCAGTTCGCAAGCTCTGCTGGAAGATAATCAAGATAATCTTAGCGATTGCAAAACATTATCAGATGTTCTGACAAGTTTGGAGAAAGACATGCCAAATTTGAAAGTTTTGACTTATGAGAGACTGGACTGGTTGAAAAGAGCTTCTTCATTACCTGCTTCAGCAAATGATAATACCATGGAAGTACCAAAACATAATTTTCACAGCTCAAGTATACTCAGACCAGGACCCCAGACTGTTGTTTCTATGGATAAGGTTGCTGTAATTGAGCTGTTATTTCCTTCTGTCTTCAGAGCTGTAGTATCGTTACATCCAGCTGGTTCTATTGATCCAGATTCAGTGGCCTTCTTTTCTCCGGATGAGGTAATTTTTTTCAGAAGATGCAAATGCTACTGGTTCCATACTTGAAGTTCATTACATATTAAACCTTTGATCTGCATATGACCATTTAAGATGCAAATAGTGGTTACCTTAGCTGAAGCTTGTCCTATTAGCCATGTGGTAGAGGAGTTAATTAGTTTACATAGTAAAGATCTATCTTTGTTTGTATTTTTTCATGCTCCCATATTTGCATCTGTGCATAGAAGCAGAGGCAACTTGAGCACTTAATATAATCAAGATTTTGTTGAAATTGATCAAGCCTGTTCAAGGCTCAAATGTAACTCAAAACTAATTTGTCtgcttcaattttgttttacaCCTTGAACAGGCTACTAATTGATCAAGCTTGTTCATGAGTTTGAATAACTGACTATTGGCTTAGTGATTGACAATGGTTCAAACTGTTGGAGTCTTGGTTGCAAAATAACTGTATTTTCCTAATCCTGTCTGGCTGGACTTGTAAATAATATCTCAGTGGAATACTGTATCTGAGAGTTTGCAAAAATGCACAAATCAGGTAACTAACAAATATTTTCTCAAAGATATGTTACATTAGTAATTTTTGTGAAATGTATTAGGCATAGGCTTGCTTTGAATTTAGTTAAATTAAGACAGGCAAAAAGCATTGAAGTGGTTTCTTTAGTTCAACATTCTGTGATGAATAAGCCACCTTTGCCCTTCAGAATTAGTAGCAACATCATTCCAGATAGGCTTTTATTCGTGCTGTCACACCTCTCTCTTGCTTGCTTTGTCTCTCTGTCTGCATGCAGCATGTATGTGTGCTGGTGCTGGTGGGTGGGTTGTTTTTTGCTGGACTCAACTGGTATCTTGGGAAGTTTTGATGTTATTTGAAAGCAAAGGTGCAATGGGaattgttttctctttttggccAAACAATGGGAATTTAAATTTGCTGGCAGAAAGTCAGACCAGAAATCATGTTCCAAAGCATGAATTTACTACCTTCAGTGCTTCAAAGTTTTCAAAGCTGCAAGTTTGGGGCTGGACCAAAGTTTATCTTGTGATTTCACAAGAAAGGGAGAGTGCAAACCACCTTTCTGTTCACAATCAACCTTTGCTAGCATAATCATATTTCAGTTTGATACCATATATGTTCATTAACTAGAGAGATTTATTTGGACCTTCATCATATAGCTTGGTTAGCTCTAGAAGCTTTTGTTGCTTGCTGGCTCTCAATAAGGCAGTTTAATTGCTATTCTGTATTTACCTTTCGCATTCTTGTGCAGGGTGGCAGCTACATACATGCTAGAGGTTCTTCAGTCTATCATGTATACAGGCACATCACGGTAACAATCTTGGAAGCTTATCTTGTGTTATCAGTTTTCTGTAGTGCAGGTTGAAAATATCCAGTAAACTTGAAGCTTTCTGTTAAGACATGCAATTATTTCCGTATTGCAGGAGCATGCTGCTGTCGCCCTCCAGTATTTTCTTGGAATCAGAAGTGAAACAGCACTCCATTCTCTTTTGGTACGGTCTGAAACAATTTGTgaatttttgatcaatttttaGTGGCCATTTATGCTAATGATGCACcattacttttgtttttgtagcACTGGATCTGCAGCTATCGAAGTTTATTTACTGACATCTGCAGGTACAATATCTTCCCCTTTCTTCGTTTTTAGCTCTTCTTAGCTTGTGCAGTATTTTGTACTAAAATGATGAAACTGTTGGTACAGCAAATGTGGACGGCTACTGGCAATGGAAAAGCAATCAGCTTTGCTCTTACCCCCAGTCCATCGTCCTTATCGAACATTTTCTCCTTCAAAAGTTTCATCGACCCAAGCAATTGCCTCAACAGGAGATCAAAGTCGTAGTGCCCCTAGAGCTTATCATATTGGTTGCTTCTCAGATGAAGCATAGTCTGATTAATGAGGCTAGGTGTGATAGCGGAGCTAGGAAATAGAAAGATTGAATTAAATAGTGACAAAAGGAGATTGTCTTGACTCCTAGGTTTGTCATCTGTTTTGtgtttgtatatatttatttatttgacaTTTCAGGCTTTGCTCCTGTTTGTGGCAGTTGATCTGGAAAGTTTGTATCCTGGGGTTTGTTGTAGTTCAATTTAAACAAGAAGAGTTATTGGTTAAATCCACCATAATAGTGATGTATGCAAAACCATAATTTGTAAAAAgacaaggaaagaaaggaatgaTAATTCTTTCTGAGGGAAAGAGGAATAAGTAGTTGTTGCATCATCACTGCCACTGGGGCGTGGGTTGTAACTTTCAGAAGCCAATTATTCCAGCCAGCGTTGCTGATTACATGAAGCACGTCTTGGTTGGTTGTAGAAAGTGTGTTAAATTTATTGTTGGCATTTGGTAAATTCACATTTTCGTTCTGTATCACTTAACTATGATATATCATGCATGCATGACATTCATCACACCTCTTGCACTCCTTTCATTGACAGAAGAATAATCTCGTGAATCATTTAGATTTTTGCATGCAGGTTAGTTGAGTACATCacgttaaaaataaaaatgcattttttttttacacaatatttaaataaatttttacttttttattacatttaattaaatttttttattttaaattaaaaaaattatgattaatgattgattaattaatattaattaaaatatcatttgtcattttcacGTGATgttaacataacatattgatATATCATAACGAATGATAACATGAAATACTAATACATATATCATATTTCACTTATCATATCAATactaatataaaatgaattgTCCGCGTCACTTGGCATGTCTTTATCGAAAGAAAAGAAGTACTACCCTCTTAATAATTCCAACGATAGAGGAGTGGCAAGCTGTCCAAAAATGATAGGAAAGGGCCAACCATATGTGGAGCAGTGCAACTGACGTATCTTTATTCCTTCCTAGTAATCGTCCATTCATGAAGCATCCAACTTGGGCAAATGACAATAACAAGCAGCCTTCCCGTGGGTTGACATGAATGCAATGCACTGCCCCACTTTCCTCCTTTCTTCGTAGCACCCAGCTTATGAGGTAAGACCCAAAACTGATTGCCCCCTAGATTACATTGATTGAACTCAGCCAAACTGCATAATGTTTACGCCCTTTACTTTATGGGGTCCATCTCTTTGTGAGGGTGCCGCCTCTGCTGTTGCCCCAAGCTGACCAAGTCTGGCCATGCAGGCATTATGAAACCAACTTGGCCGTGATTATACATATTTTAGACCATTACTAGGTTCGCACTAATCATAATGATCTCGTTTCTTCATACCAccataaaaactaaaaagctTCAATCTTAATGATCTCTTTTCAAGGTATATAAAAGAAGGGGACAAGAATTCAAGTGTTGGTTAGCGTAGGTGCTACAGCTATAATAAAATCCAACCAAACTAAATAAATGGATCTGCTttgattttcaaaaccatTATAGAATCAGTTTTGGTTCATTTTCAGGCATTCATTGTTTCTCAAGCAGAATTTTTGAGTGGCTACCAAGAAGTCTCTGCCTGCCAAACTAATCAAACCAAACCTACACCAATGCAATTATTTGCACTTCAAACATCAACAGTCGGGTAAAATTGCCATGGTACATTGAGAAGTTGGTCACAATGAGAGAATCTAGCTATGAACCAACAACCAAGAGGTTTTCCGGCTACATTGATTCAACTTCAGGCGTGTCTTTAATTTGAATGTAGGAAATTTCCTACATACTCAAGAATGACTCTGACCAACCTCAGGTGTGTGCTCGTTCAAAGCAATTTGCATTCAAAAAACATGGTAAACTGCCTTAGTGACTAGAGAGTATGGGATAGCCTTCATGACTAGAATCTTATGACATGCATAAAAATATGTCTTTTATGGATTTTGACAGCAAGGAACTTAGAAAATAAGGAACAAGAATGTGGAAGGACCAATAAATAGTTCACATTCACCATTGCTCTCTATCTACATCATCATAAGCAGGAAAATATTACAACTGAAAGTGAAATGCCTAGACATGAGACTTTCAAATATCTGGAAATCCACCAATAAAGCaaccacaataaaaaaattatatatatattgacattGAATTCTCAAATAGATAGAACACAAACTGCTATCTACAACTACCAAATGAACATGGTAGTCAAAGAAATGCAACAAAGTACCTCATTTATCGACCATCAGCAGAAGTGAATGACTCTGCAAAACCAGTAGGCCTAGCCGGGATACTACCTTTGCTGTCTTCTAGGTCCATATAACTAAAATCCTTTCCTTCTGCTTCCTGCCAACCCTTCACCATTTGGTTAAGGGGAAGGCTGTAATCAATGCCACAATagtcatcattatcatcatccaGTGGTTTCCATTTTTCAACAAGTGGAGCCAATACATTCACAGCATGGCCCATGTCTGGCCGTTGGCTGGGTTCCCTTGCAGTGCAATGACCAGCAAGTTCAGCAATGATGGAGATACTCTCAAACGTTTCATCTTTTACATCAAGATCTGGGTCAATAGCAGCCCTCAGTTTCTCCTCGTCTGATTTGATATGCCAGAACCATGCAGCTAAGTACTGGGTCTCCTCAGGCCTGTCCTCATCAAGTGCCATCAATCCAGTCAAAAGTTCCATCAGTACAACACCAAAACTAAAGACATCAGCTTTGGTCGTGATTTTTCCAGTCACTGAATAGATTGGCACATGAAATTAGAGTCAgcgcaaaaaaaaaaggacattaagaacaaaaacatACGAGTCTATGGGATGCCAGTCTACTGCTTAAACAAGAGAAACACAAGCAAAGTTTCTTGTTGCTAGGAAGCGCAGGTGCTTGGAACATATTTTCAAGGGCTGTGTTTAATCGTTAAGATTATACATCCCAATTTGAGCATCGGTATTTTCCAAATGTCAATTGAAAGGCAATACCAAAGATTTGAACTTTCGTTTTGATTTtgatctaaaaacaaaaatttcacATAGTGCAAACTTGGGTCAATGTGGAAAGATTTTAACTTAAACTGCAATGTGAAGCTTAGTTCAAAGATCTGATTCAAAAGTGAATACAATGATAAATGTGCTtcaaaaatgtttaaaaacttgaCCAAACCAACTTAAAATCCTCTAGAGCAGCTTACTACTAGCATTTACTATATGCAAGAAGACTTTGTCACTTCAAGGACGGAACTCAAGCTGCAGATAGAAAGAAAGTTGGGACAGTTAAAAGTTTAAACAAATTAACTATTTCATTGAGAATTTATCATGACTATTTCTGCTTAATCTTATTGCAAATGATTGGAGAACCTTAGATATATTGCTTACCTGCATACTCTGGTGCTAAGTAACCAAAAGTCCCAGCAAGCCTGGTCACAACAGATTTTTCCCCATCAGGAGCAAGTTTGACCAAACCAAAATCTGAAACTTTTGCTTTGAAATCATCACcaagtaaaatatttgaagACTTAAGATCTCTATGTATGAAGCTCTGGTGAGCCAGACTGTGAAGATACTCCATTCCTCTGGCTACATCCAAGGCAATATTTAGCCGCCTCTTCCAAGATAAAGGCTCCAATTTCAGGCTCTTCCAATGGAAAAGATGCTTACTAAGAGCTCCTTGAGacatatattcataaacaAGAATTCTTTCATTGCCTTCAATGGAATAGCCCAAAAGAGATACTAAATGACGGTGCCGGACCTTTGAAAGAACTGCAATTTCAGCCTGAAATTCATCCAAAGCCTTGCTTGTGATCACACCAGCCTCCATTCTTTTAACTGCAATTTGTGTCCCATCATCTAGTTCCCCTTTATAAACTACACCAAAGCCACCACGGCCAAGCTCATTTTCTGGTGCAAAATTTTTTGTCACATTTCGAAGAACTTGAACTGATATGACCAAATTTCCAGCTTCAATGACGTGAGACTCCCCAATGCTGCTACCGTTTCTGCTTGCAGAACCACTCCCGGTTAGTGTAGAAGTGCTTCCATGGGTGTTATTGGCAACAACAACCTTAACCACATTATCTTCAGATGGATCCCTTGGGTGGATTACCAGGGAAGTTGAAGCCAACTTACtgtcttttctcttcttataACAGTAGATGGATAGAGGAATGACCAGAAAAGCAAGAACCGCAAAACTTGCAACAGGGGCAACAATTGAAACAAATGTGTTCCttttgaaactttttgttttggttgaTTCCACAGAAGAATCAGTGGGACTAGAACCTGAACCTTTCAATGAGGAAGATGGGCTATTCAGTGGAGAATCTGAACTCACAGATGGTGTGTTGTCTCTGTTGGAAGGGGCTGTCTTATGACCATCAGATATAGGATTACCGGTTGTGACAAGCTTCACAGTGCTACTAAATTTTGGTAATGGACCAGATATGTTATTGTCACTGAGATCCAAAGTTTCCAGAGATTTCAAGCTAGTCCAGTTTTCAGGAATTGGACCAGTTAGATTGTTAGATTGAAGCCTAATTTCAGAAAGGGAGTCCAACTTTGCAACTGAAGGACTCAAAGTACCAGAGAGATTATAATGGGGCAGGTTTATGATTGATACCTTCCCGCTAAAGCATCTAATTCCCACCCAATTGCAAGGCTCATTGTCGGACCACGAATTAACAAGCCTTTGAGGGTAATTCACCCAATCAAGAAACCCTATAAGTGCCATAACTTCTGGGGCACAAGGAAGCCCCTGAGTGGCTTGACAGAATTTATTTGAAGCAAAAGTCACGTTTGGCGTTTTAAACATTGGAATTGGACCCATCAACTGATTATTGTTTAAATCTAAGTTGTTGAATCTCATATTTGCTAAACTATCAGGAATCAGGCCAACAAAGTTGTTACTGTTGAGATTGAGATCCTTCAAGAGAGTTAAGTTACCAATGTTCTCTGGAATCGGTCCGGTGAACTGATTCCCATGCAGCCATAGAACTGAAAGAGACTCCATTGTTGCCACAACATCAATTGGACCTGTCATCCCCCCACCAAGCTGATCATTCAGCCAAAGCATCTGTAGAGCACTGCCATTGAAAGTACCCGGAATTTCACCAGACAAACGATTACCAGAAAGCCTCAGGTTTGTCAAGGAAGGCATGGAACCAAGAAAATCCGGCAATGGCCCAATCAAATTACAACTCATACAAGAAAGATTGGTCAATTGAGCAGAATTTTGCAAAGCCTTGGGGAATGACCAACCTGTACTAGCATTAAAATTATTCTGATCCAATGCTAAGAATTGCAAATTATCTAAACCATCAAAGAATTCAGCCGGAATAGAATCAAAATTGTTGTAATCCAAATACGCATACACCAAGTTTGATAAGCCACTAATAGAAGGCAACTTTCCACTCAACTGATTCTTTTGGAGACCAATGTTCTTGAGCATGGAGAGCTTGTTCAAGTTTTGAGGCAAAGTACCCTTCAAGCCCACAGCTTGAGCCTGAATCTGAGTAACCCTGGACTTATCACAAACCACGTGGTTCCAGCTTGGAGGACCGCAAGGGTCATCACCATTTTCAGGCCACTTCAAGAGCTCAGGATTCTCAAGTCCATCTCTGAATTGCATTAAAATATCAAGGTCACCAGGGTCAGTGGCGCTAAAAACCACTCTAACAAGAGATAAAAGAAGCACAAAAGCAAACTTCTTTCTCATTGCAGATATTTGGTGCTGCACTGGACTGGATCACCCCAACTCCTATAAAAGAAGCTTCATTTGAGCACCAATGGTGGTTTCTTCAAATACCCACTTCAAATCTTGCATcaaacattgaaaaaaaaaacagactTTAGATTCCAGGAACACTGAGAGACATTGAAGAAACACGAGAATTCTTGAAAACAAGGCAAAAGAacatagaaaaaaagaagagttcAAGCTTTAGGAGTCATAGAGCACCAAAGCCAGATctttggcatgaaaaacaattcAAAAGACTGAATCAAGCAGAAGAGTTTGAGCCAAACTGAAACAAAATGGAGAAAACGAACCTTGGACCATACCTTAAAAAGTGACTATCTGAATTAGCATTATAAATagtatatatcatcatcaagaTTCTGGGAAAAGCAGGTTACTTTCATTTGCCACACAGCATACCAGACATTTCCTTTTCACTATCACTTGCTTATCAAGAAGTGCAAAAGGAGAAGGGTAATACTGTCATTTGGACAGGTTGTGACATGCAGGTGtgataatattttaacatTAGTGGTTTGATCATAAAAGAAAAGTGGTACTCCTAATACTTGTGGTTTGTTTAACGCAAACAGACAGGATTAACAGATTGATTTTATAGCGACAATTAAGCTGGTGGGTCAATCTTGTTGAGTGGAATCATCCATTTCTCTGCTGCTTTGATTTCCGTGACCTGCTGGCTTCACCCTGATAGAACCTACTCTTCAAATTCTCCTGTGGTTTGGGCTGTGGATGATAAAATAACcactgttttctttttttcaaaacattttacaGTACTATGCTACAATGCTAACTTTCCCCGTAGATTCTCTTTTCTAGAAAAAAGACATTCATAAAATATAGAAATGTAAATTTTAcattgaattttgatttaattttgattaatttagtcttctttt from Theobroma cacao cultivar B97-61/B2 chromosome 5, Criollo_cocoa_genome_V2, whole genome shotgun sequence carries:
- the LOC18598400 gene encoding receptor protein kinase TMK1 codes for the protein MRKKFAFVLLLSLVRVVFSATDPGDLDILMQFRDGLENPELLKWPENGDDPCGPPSWNHVVCDKSRVTQIQAQAVGLKGTLPQNLNKLSMLKNIGLQKNQLSGKLPSISGLSNLVYAYLDYNNFDSIPAEFFDGLDNLQFLALDQNNFNASTGWSFPKALQNSAQLTNLSCMSCNLIGPLPDFLGSMPSLTNLRLSGNRLSGEIPGTFNGSALQMLWLNDQLGGGMTGPIDVVATMESLSVLWLHGNQFTGPIPENIGNLTLLKDLNLNSNNFVGLIPDSLANMRFNNLDLNNNQLMGPIPMFKTPNVTFASNKFCQATQGLPCAPEVMALIGFLDWVNYPQRLVNSWSDNEPCNWVGIRCFSGKVSIINLPHYNLSGTLSPSVAKLDSLSEIRLQSNNLTGPIPENWTSLKSLETLDLSDNNISGPLPKFSSTVKLVTTGNPISDGHKTAPSNRDNTPSVSSDSPLNSPSSSLKGSGSSPTDSSVESTKTKSFKRNTFVSIVAPVASFAVLAFLVIPLSIYCYKKRKDSKLASTSLVIHPRDPSEDNVVKVVVANNTHGSTSTLTGSGSASRNGSSIGESHVIEAGNLVISVQVLRNVTKNFAPENELGRGGFGVVYKGELDDGTQIAVKRMEAGVITSKALDEFQAEIAVLSKVRHRHLVSLLGYSIEGNERILVYEYMSQGALSKHLFHWKSLKLEPLSWKRRLNIALDVARGMEYLHSLAHQSFIHRDLKSSNILLGDDFKAKVSDFGLVKLAPDGEKSVVTRLAGTFGYLAPEYAVTGKITTKADVFSFGVVLMELLTGLMALDEDRPEETQYLAAWFWHIKSDEEKLRAAIDPDLDVKDETFESISIIAELAGHCTAREPSQRPDMGHAVNVLAPLVEKWKPLDDDNDDYCGIDYSLPLNQMVKGWQEAEGKDFSYMDLEDSKGSIPARPTGFAESFTSADGR
- the LOC18598399 gene encoding mediator of RNA polymerase II transcription subunit 27, yielding MLQQHQHYLQSAATAAPPLPPPATSTPPSSTAGEAPPKQVALAMDRLGHAARLIADIRLGADRLLEALFVAAQPHQSSKPLHLFRQEDDSMRQHLQDLRTIGRQLEESGVLNESLRSRSNSWGLHMPLVCPDGAVVAYAWKRQLAGQAGASAVDRTRLALKAFTDQKRRFFPHLDDEQNGQGTDSVSKKHRSSQALLEDNQDNLSDCKTLSDVLTSLEKDMPNLKVLTYERLDWLKRASSLPASANDNTMEVPKHNFHSSSILRPGPQTVVSMDKVAVIELLFPSVFRAVVSLHPAGSIDPDSVAFFSPDEGGSYIHARGSSVYHVYRHITEHAAVALQYFLGIRSETALHSLLHWICSYRSLFTDICSKCGRLLAMEKQSALLLPPVHRPYRTFSPSKVSSTQAIASTGDQSRSAPRAYHIGCFSDEA